In Actinoplanes derwentensis, the following proteins share a genomic window:
- a CDS encoding DUF6197 family protein, which produces MNPTQKQGGHVPELNQQDRFELTEQGHRYLDYTSDELDRFRTLCEKYDADRAEGHGERLLDAYAAHHETADSREVLGDGDEPGSVPSVLRSAAVYLQRHGWIQGAYYDATCGVFTPPTCMVGAIGMACYGGPVDAPAQMFDEPGFAEFEQAVLHLDRYLLVHHGVEAYAFNDTRGRTTAEVIDALRRAADVPSGELIEALRAIDEMDDRLAESGLTFEQVIILLQSSDETVQSSDLPDDDGQAGFSECLLCGAPGGYPYCMGAFGGQLPCVAVVEASNLGGGDVR; this is translated from the coding sequence ATGAACCCTACCCAAAAACAGGGCGGACACGTCCCTGAGCTCAACCAGCAGGACCGCTTCGAGCTGACCGAACAGGGTCACCGGTACCTGGACTACACGTCTGACGAGCTGGACAGGTTCCGGACGCTGTGCGAGAAGTACGACGCCGACCGGGCCGAGGGCCACGGCGAGCGACTGCTCGACGCGTACGCCGCTCACCACGAGACGGCGGACAGCCGTGAGGTTCTGGGCGACGGCGATGAGCCGGGTTCGGTGCCGAGCGTGCTGCGGTCGGCTGCTGTGTACCTGCAGCGGCACGGCTGGATCCAGGGTGCCTACTACGACGCCACGTGCGGGGTGTTCACCCCGCCGACGTGCATGGTCGGCGCGATCGGCATGGCCTGCTACGGCGGCCCGGTCGACGCTCCGGCGCAGATGTTCGACGAGCCCGGCTTCGCCGAGTTCGAGCAGGCGGTGCTGCACCTGGACCGGTACCTGCTGGTCCACCACGGCGTGGAGGCCTACGCCTTCAACGACACGCGGGGCCGCACCACCGCCGAGGTCATCGACGCGCTCCGCAGGGCGGCCGACGTGCCGTCCGGGGAGCTGATCGAGGCTCTGCGGGCGATCGACGAGATGGACGACCGCCTGGCCGAGTCCGGCCTCACCTTCGAGCAGGTCATCATCCTGCTCCAGAGTTCGGACGAGACCGTGCAGTCCAGCGATCTGCCGGATGACGACGGGCAGGCCGGGTTCAGCGAGTGCCTGCTCTGCGGGGCTCCCGGTGGCTACCCGTACTGCATGGGAGCCTTCGGCGGTCAGCTGCCCTGCGTTGCCGTGGTCGAGGCCAGCAACCTCGGTGGCGGTGACGTTCGATGA
- a CDS encoding Pycsar system effector family protein: MTDTNMTTYEDSNTVPEKIAEVQTQIARADTKASILTGLSLGALTGGAALAGKAHLHGLSLAAAVATAVLIGAATLLLGAAIRPALGGSFGFMHWASAPSAVLLYAELNRAAYDGTDEGRRFEQVAYLRLLAQSARRKYQRVRLAVDLLGVAVGLAVLTALLSALD, encoded by the coding sequence ATGACCGACACCAACATGACCACCTACGAGGACAGCAACACCGTCCCGGAGAAGATCGCCGAAGTGCAGACCCAGATCGCCCGGGCCGACACGAAGGCATCCATCCTGACCGGTCTGTCCCTCGGGGCACTGACCGGCGGTGCCGCACTGGCGGGCAAAGCCCACCTTCACGGACTCTCCCTGGCGGCTGCTGTCGCCACCGCCGTCCTGATCGGTGCGGCGACCCTGCTGCTCGGTGCGGCCATCCGGCCGGCACTCGGCGGCAGTTTCGGGTTCATGCACTGGGCGTCCGCGCCCTCGGCCGTACTCCTGTACGCCGAGCTGAACCGCGCGGCCTACGACGGCACGGATGAAGGCCGACGCTTCGAACAGGTCGCCTACCTCCGCCTACTGGCCCAGTCCGCCCGCCGCAAATACCAGCGGGTGCGTCTGGCCGTCGACCTGCTCGGCGTCGCCGTTGGCCTCGCCGTGCTCACCGCGCTCCTCTCGGCTCTGGACTGA